One genomic window of Sphingopyxis sp. OPL5 includes the following:
- a CDS encoding fasciclin domain-containing protein, translated as MAISRISLSLAAAALALAGGIAAAKNPMVGGAAMYETNTIVENAANSKDHTTLVTAVKAAGLAETLSGAGPFTVFAPTNAAFAKLPAGTVDTLLKPENKAMLTGILTYHVVPGRLTATDIAAQAKANGGKAMLTTVQGAKLTVWEKDGSWYVSDAKGGTAKIGPADVLQSNGVIHVIDGVLLPA; from the coding sequence ATGGCTATTTCCCGTATCTCTCTTTCGCTCGCCGCAGCAGCGCTTGCGCTCGCCGGCGGCATTGCAGCCGCCAAGAACCCGATGGTCGGCGGCGCCGCGATGTACGAGACCAACACCATCGTCGAAAATGCCGCCAATTCGAAGGACCACACGACACTCGTCACGGCGGTCAAGGCCGCCGGCCTCGCCGAGACCCTTTCGGGGGCAGGCCCGTTCACGGTCTTTGCGCCCACCAACGCTGCCTTTGCCAAGCTTCCCGCCGGCACCGTCGACACGCTGCTCAAGCCCGAGAACAAGGCGATGCTGACGGGCATCCTTACCTATCATGTCGTGCCGGGCCGCCTGACCGCGACCGATATTGCCGCGCAGGCCAAAGCCAATGGCGGCAAGGCCATGCTTACCACGGTGCAGGGTGCCAAGCTCACCGTCTGGGAGAAGGATGGCAGCTGGTATGTGAGCGACGCCAAGGGTGGCACGGCGAAGATCGGCCCCGCCGACGTTCTTCAGTCGAACGGCGTGATCCACGTCATCGACGGCGTGCTGCTTCCCGCCTGA
- a CDS encoding SDR family NAD(P)-dependent oxidoreductase: protein MNGKRALVIGSGGGIGAALVDQLASSGQFDRIYAGSRRPHAARQSNVTQLAIDILDEDTLAEAGRQIAQEGALDLLIVATGILHRGTDIRPEKSLRQLNVSAMAEVFAINSIGPALVAKHFLPLLARRRRAVAIFLSARVGSIADNRLGGWHSYRASKAALNALVRCFAIELGRSNPEAIVAALHPGTVDTPLSEPFQARVAESSLFSANNSAMHILGVIDQLSSTDSGGFYGWDRRPIPY from the coding sequence TTGAACGGCAAGCGCGCCTTGGTGATCGGAAGCGGCGGCGGCATCGGCGCCGCGCTTGTCGATCAACTGGCATCGTCTGGTCAATTCGACCGCATCTATGCCGGGAGCAGGCGGCCCCATGCGGCGCGCCAATCCAATGTGACTCAGCTGGCAATCGACATATTGGACGAGGACACGCTGGCCGAGGCAGGTCGACAGATTGCCCAAGAGGGCGCTCTCGACCTGTTGATCGTGGCGACGGGGATCCTGCACCGCGGGACGGACATCCGCCCCGAAAAGAGTCTTCGGCAGCTCAATGTCTCGGCGATGGCAGAGGTCTTTGCGATCAACAGCATCGGGCCCGCACTCGTTGCAAAGCATTTTCTTCCCCTGCTTGCCCGGAGGCGACGGGCGGTCGCCATATTTCTTTCTGCTCGCGTTGGTTCGATTGCGGATAACAGACTTGGCGGATGGCACAGCTACCGCGCTTCCAAGGCGGCGCTCAATGCTCTGGTGCGATGCTTCGCGATAGAGCTCGGCCGCAGCAATCCGGAAGCGATAGTCGCGGCACTGCACCCCGGAACAGTCGACACGCCGCTCTCGGAGCCGTTTCAGGCGCGAGTAGCTGAATCATCGCTCTTTAGTGCGAATAATAGCGCGATGCACATTCTAGGCGTCATCGATCAGCTATCGTCAACGGATAGCGGCGGGTTCTACGGCTGGGATAGAAGGCCTATCCCGTATTGA
- a CDS encoding PAS domain-containing protein, with product MSLKTMIAASPIAAVISDPRLPDNPIVECNAAFSALTGYGSDEILGRNCRFLAGQGTEPELTETLRAAIREQRPALVEILNYRKDGTPFRNAVLVAPIFGPGGTLEYFLGSQIEVDEAGEAVGGRSARARAQIEALSPRQREVLKLMASGQLNKQIAFTLSLSERTIKMHRAALLRALGVETTADAIRLAVEASF from the coding sequence ATGTCATTGAAGACAATGATCGCGGCCAGCCCGATCGCCGCGGTGATCAGCGACCCGCGTCTGCCTGACAATCCGATCGTCGAGTGCAACGCTGCCTTCTCGGCGCTCACCGGCTATGGGTCGGACGAAATTCTTGGACGCAATTGCCGCTTTCTCGCCGGGCAGGGCACCGAGCCCGAACTGACCGAGACCTTGCGCGCCGCCATCCGGGAGCAGAGGCCGGCGCTCGTCGAGATCCTCAACTACCGGAAAGACGGAACGCCCTTCCGCAATGCCGTGCTGGTCGCGCCAATCTTTGGCCCCGGCGGCACTCTCGAATATTTTCTCGGGTCGCAAATCGAGGTCGACGAGGCCGGCGAAGCCGTTGGGGGACGGAGTGCGCGGGCGCGTGCCCAGATAGAGGCACTTTCGCCGCGGCAGCGCGAGGTGCTGAAGCTGATGGCGAGCGGACAGCTCAACAAGCAGATCGCCTTCACGCTTTCCCTGTCGGAGCGGACGATCAAGATGCACCGCGCCGCGCTGCTGCGCGCGCTTGGCGTCGAAACGACGGCCGATGCGATCCGGCTCGCGGTCGAGGCCAGCTTCTAG
- a CDS encoding NAD(P)/FAD-dependent oxidoreductase — translation MRVAIIGAGIAGLACARRLHDAGIEATLFDKSRGLGGRLATRRADTGTPGVAFDHGATHFTARSEGFTRLLAAWEKAGLAARWPAAGADSWVGTPTMTAPLKSLASDLDVRLSRPVTALTKSRAGWTLHSEAKRLGKYDAAVIAIPAEQAAPLLSLHDFEMARAAMAARYNPCWTAMFAFEERIEELPDFLRGSGAIVTAARDSAKPGRAPGERWVVQADWTWSQTHLASDSASVAPALLAELGKVAGRDLPAPSHIAAHRWLFSQPSGQDLKLLWNPAIGLGACGDWLYHGFAEYAWLSGHVLGAAIAAEAPR, via the coding sequence ATGCGGGTCGCGATCATCGGAGCCGGCATTGCGGGGCTCGCCTGTGCACGGCGGCTGCACGACGCCGGGATTGAGGCGACACTCTTTGACAAATCCCGCGGCCTCGGCGGCCGCCTCGCGACCCGCCGCGCGGATACGGGCACTCCGGGGGTCGCATTCGATCATGGCGCCACGCATTTCACGGCGCGCTCGGAAGGCTTTACCAGGCTGCTCGCTGCTTGGGAGAAGGCAGGCCTCGCGGCGCGTTGGCCGGCCGCGGGCGCGGACAGCTGGGTCGGCACGCCGACAATGACCGCGCCGCTGAAATCGCTCGCGAGCGATCTCGATGTCCGCCTGTCGCGACCGGTCACGGCCCTGACCAAATCGCGTGCCGGCTGGACGCTACACAGCGAGGCAAAACGGCTCGGCAAATATGATGCGGCAGTAATCGCCATTCCGGCCGAACAGGCGGCTCCGCTTCTGTCGCTGCATGATTTCGAGATGGCGCGCGCCGCAATGGCGGCGCGCTATAACCCATGCTGGACCGCGATGTTCGCCTTTGAGGAGCGGATCGAGGAGCTCCCCGATTTCCTCCGCGGCTCGGGTGCCATCGTGACCGCTGCGCGCGACAGCGCGAAGCCCGGCCGCGCGCCGGGCGAGCGGTGGGTCGTGCAAGCCGACTGGACCTGGTCGCAGACGCACCTCGCCTCCGACAGCGCGAGCGTGGCGCCAGCGCTTCTCGCCGAGCTGGGAAAGGTCGCGGGCCGCGACCTGCCCGCCCCGAGCCATATCGCCGCCCATCGCTGGCTATTCTCGCAGCCCTCGGGACAGGATCTGAAGCTGCTCTGGAACCCTGCCATAGGCCTCGGCGCTTGCGGAGACTGGCTCTATCACGGCTTTGCCGAATATGCGTGGCTGTCGGGCCATGTACTCGGCGCGGCGATTGCGGCAGAGGCGCCGCGATGA
- a CDS encoding phytoene desaturase: MTRAIVIGAGIGGLALAIRLQSAGLDTLLVEARDRPGGRAYVFEKDGFTFDAGPTVITDPACLAELWELSGQRLERDVDLVPVSPFYRLSWPDGSTFDYGNDKEALARQIAALDPADVAGYERFLSYSASVYEEGYVKLGAVPFLDFRSMLKAAPALLRHRAWRSVYKTVASYVRSEKLREALSFHTLLVGGNPMATSSIYALIHKLEQDGGIWYARGGTNRLVAGMAALFARLGGTLRLGDPVARIETEGDRVTGIVTRSGFTARADLVASNADLMHSYRDLLAHPRGKREAKRLARKSWSPSLFVLHLGVRGAFPEIPHHMILFGPRYRGLLDDIYRNGTLAEDFSLYLHHPSASDPGVAPAGHSSFYALAPVPHRGHAPLDWEVEGPKLAKRIIAEIERRLIPDLGERIVTQIQYAPPNFERDLAAHLGSAFSLTPTLLQSAYFRGHNRDARIENLYFTGAGTHPGAGIPGVVASAKATASLILGDFGIRTAAARDPCARDRIVSGPNEAAGDASSS, encoded by the coding sequence ATGACGCGCGCGATCGTGATCGGAGCCGGCATCGGCGGCCTTGCGCTGGCCATCCGTCTCCAGTCGGCGGGCCTCGATACGCTGCTCGTCGAAGCGCGCGACCGGCCAGGCGGCCGCGCCTATGTCTTTGAGAAGGATGGTTTCACCTTCGATGCCGGGCCGACGGTGATCACCGACCCGGCCTGCCTCGCCGAGCTCTGGGAGCTCAGCGGCCAGCGGCTCGAGCGCGATGTCGACCTCGTCCCGGTGTCGCCCTTTTACCGGCTGAGCTGGCCCGACGGATCGACCTTCGATTATGGCAATGACAAGGAGGCGCTCGCCCGTCAGATCGCCGCGCTCGATCCCGCCGACGTGGCGGGATATGAGCGCTTTCTCAGCTATTCCGCGTCGGTTTACGAGGAAGGCTATGTGAAGCTCGGCGCCGTGCCCTTCCTCGATTTCCGCTCGATGCTGAAGGCGGCGCCCGCTCTTTTGCGGCACCGTGCCTGGCGCTCGGTCTATAAAACCGTCGCGAGCTATGTTCGGAGCGAGAAGCTGCGCGAGGCGCTCTCCTTCCATACCCTGCTCGTCGGAGGCAACCCGATGGCGACGAGCAGCATCTATGCGCTCATCCACAAGCTCGAGCAGGATGGCGGCATCTGGTATGCGCGCGGCGGCACCAACCGGCTAGTCGCCGGCATGGCCGCGCTGTTCGCGCGTCTCGGCGGTACGCTGAGGCTCGGCGATCCGGTTGCCCGCATCGAAACCGAGGGCGACCGGGTGACGGGCATCGTAACGCGGAGCGGGTTTACCGCACGCGCCGATCTTGTCGCCTCGAACGCCGATCTCATGCACAGCTACCGCGACCTGCTCGCGCATCCGCGCGGCAAGCGCGAGGCGAAGCGCCTTGCGCGCAAGAGCTGGTCGCCGAGCCTCTTCGTCCTCCATCTGGGGGTTCGCGGCGCCTTTCCCGAGATACCCCACCATATGATATTGTTCGGTCCACGCTACCGCGGGCTTCTCGACGACATCTACCGGAACGGGACGCTCGCCGAGGATTTCTCGCTTTACCTTCATCACCCGAGCGCAAGCGATCCGGGCGTGGCCCCCGCGGGTCACAGCAGCTTCTACGCGCTCGCTCCGGTTCCCCATCGCGGCCACGCCCCGCTCGACTGGGAGGTCGAAGGGCCGAAATTGGCGAAGCGCATCATCGCCGAGATCGAACGGCGCTTGATTCCTGACCTTGGCGAGCGGATCGTCACGCAAATCCAATATGCGCCGCCGAACTTCGAGCGGGATCTCGCCGCGCATCTCGGGAGCGCCTTCAGCCTGACGCCAACACTGCTGCAGAGCGCCTATTTTCGTGGGCACAACCGCGACGCGCGCATCGAGAACCTCTATTTTACCGGCGCGGGCACGCATCCCGGCGCTGGTATTCCGGGGGTCGTCGCAAGCGCGAAGGCGACGGCGAGCCTCATTCTCGGCGACTTCGGCATCAGAACTGCGGCAGCCCGCGATCCGTGCGCTCGCGACCGGATAGTCTCCGGGCCCAATGAAGCGGCAGGAGATGCCTCGTCCAGCTGA
- a CDS encoding nuclear transport factor 2 family protein has translation MPFEGSFEDRLALRDLLDAYADAVNRADSEAWAATWDEGGRWSLPGFGIFEGKAKIVDTWRAAMRAFPDIVFRAWPGSIEVHGETAAMRSYTEEIFLRDGALHRTLGIYDDVCRQIDGRWLFTERRFRPLPQLSASEVQA, from the coding sequence ATGCCGTTTGAGGGATCGTTCGAAGACCGGCTGGCGCTTCGCGACCTGCTCGATGCCTACGCCGACGCGGTCAACCGTGCCGACAGCGAAGCCTGGGCGGCGACCTGGGACGAAGGCGGCCGATGGTCGCTTCCCGGGTTCGGGATCTTCGAGGGCAAGGCGAAGATCGTCGACACCTGGCGCGCGGCGATGCGCGCCTTTCCCGACATCGTCTTTCGCGCTTGGCCGGGTTCGATCGAGGTCCATGGCGAGACCGCGGCCATGCGGTCCTACACCGAGGAAATCTTCCTGCGCGACGGCGCCCTTCACCGGACCCTTGGCATCTATGACGACGTCTGCCGCCAAATTGATGGTCGGTGGCTGTTTACAGAGCGGCGGTTTCGACCGTTGCCTCAGCTTTCAGCAAGCGAGGTGCAGGCATGA
- a CDS encoding PAS domain-containing sensor histidine kinase, with amino-acid sequence MPRSDQLSREELLERQAFQLALLTELRDLADPVAILAAAATRLGTQFGAARCGFASNAGEAGMRIASEWTKDGASRSGEVSRLQGATNGELAQGDTVVTTGHKSDDHSRHDIAAQILCPMTREGVLESVLYVEKDAPHAWTTGEIALVEDVALRIREAVDRARSDAALKASREELKLATRAAELGRYDYRPRGMSLSWDDRCRALFGMSPGVPVSYESAFLAGLHPDDRERANRAVAAALDPDGSHRFDVEYRTVGIEDGVLRHIRAQGLAFFDGREPVRLIGTVQDVTRDREASAKLREVEERLRLAGRATNDAIWDWDFRTNHVTWNAALESAYGHRPDDVVPTGEWWLAQIHAEDRARIDASIHHVIDGGASDWTDEYRFRRADGSYADILDRGYVIRGEDGAPIRMVGAMLDVSARKAVERQLQQERMRLVEEVRETAAERDRAEEALRQSQKMEAVGQLTGGIAHDFNNLLTGISGSLEMMQIRIAQGRVAEIDKYSVAAQGAVRRAAALTHRLLAFSRRQTLDPKPCDVNRLIFDIEELVRRTVGPSITVETVGKAGLWSTLVDTNQLENAILNLCINARDAMPEGGRITIETANKWLDGRGARERDLEPGQYVSLCVTDTGTGMTDEVAARAFDPFFTTKPLGEGTGLGLSMIYGFARQSGGQVRIYSEVGMGTTMCIYLPRYMSAEEPDTVDPDPPAPTSIDGAGPARGNVLVVDDEPTIRMLVAEVAEELGYQVLEAFDGPSAMRILREKEAIDLLITDVGLPGGMNGRQIADAALSLCPSLKILFITGYAENAVIGSGRLAPNMALITKPFAMDALAHRIREIMV; translated from the coding sequence ATGCCACGATCCGATCAGCTAAGTCGCGAGGAATTGCTTGAGCGTCAGGCTTTTCAACTCGCCCTGCTTACGGAACTGCGCGATCTCGCGGACCCCGTGGCGATCCTCGCGGCAGCCGCCACGCGGCTCGGCACCCAATTCGGCGCGGCACGGTGCGGATTCGCTTCGAACGCCGGCGAGGCCGGCATGAGAATCGCGTCTGAATGGACGAAAGACGGCGCGTCGCGCAGCGGCGAGGTTTCACGATTGCAGGGGGCGACGAACGGCGAGCTCGCCCAAGGTGACACCGTAGTCACGACAGGACACAAATCCGATGACCATTCGCGGCACGACATTGCGGCACAGATTCTCTGTCCCATGACACGTGAAGGCGTGCTGGAATCGGTGCTTTACGTCGAAAAGGACGCGCCGCACGCATGGACGACGGGCGAAATCGCGCTCGTCGAGGATGTCGCGCTTCGCATTCGCGAGGCGGTCGATCGTGCGCGCAGCGACGCGGCGCTCAAGGCCAGTCGCGAAGAACTCAAGCTCGCGACACGCGCCGCCGAGCTTGGTCGTTATGATTATCGCCCGCGCGGGATGAGTCTATCCTGGGATGACCGGTGCCGTGCACTCTTCGGGATGTCACCGGGAGTTCCGGTCAGCTACGAAAGCGCATTTCTCGCCGGCCTTCACCCCGATGATCGCGAGCGCGCAAACCGCGCCGTCGCTGCGGCTCTCGATCCCGATGGAAGTCACCGGTTCGATGTCGAGTATCGCACGGTCGGCATCGAAGACGGGGTTCTTCGTCACATTCGTGCGCAAGGCCTCGCATTTTTCGACGGCCGAGAGCCTGTTCGGCTCATCGGCACCGTGCAAGATGTTACGCGCGACCGCGAGGCCAGCGCCAAGCTGCGCGAGGTCGAGGAGCGCCTTCGTCTCGCGGGACGCGCCACGAACGATGCGATCTGGGACTGGGATTTTCGCACCAATCATGTGACGTGGAATGCCGCTCTCGAAAGCGCTTACGGTCACAGGCCCGACGACGTTGTGCCGACCGGCGAATGGTGGCTTGCGCAGATCCACGCTGAAGACCGCGCGCGGATCGATGCGAGTATCCATCATGTGATCGACGGAGGCGCGAGCGATTGGACTGACGAGTATCGCTTTCGCCGTGCGGACGGCAGCTACGCCGACATTCTCGACAGGGGCTATGTCATTCGCGGTGAGGATGGCGCGCCGATCCGGATGGTGGGCGCAATGCTCGATGTATCGGCGCGCAAAGCGGTGGAGCGCCAGCTTCAACAGGAGCGCATGCGGCTGGTTGAAGAGGTCAGAGAGACTGCCGCCGAGCGCGATCGTGCCGAAGAGGCGCTCAGGCAATCGCAGAAGATGGAAGCTGTCGGCCAACTCACAGGCGGCATCGCGCATGACTTCAATAATCTGCTGACCGGCATTTCGGGGTCGCTCGAAATGATGCAGATCCGCATCGCTCAGGGGCGCGTCGCCGAGATCGACAAATATTCGGTCGCCGCGCAGGGCGCGGTCCGGCGCGCCGCTGCGCTCACGCACCGCCTTCTCGCCTTCTCGCGCCGTCAGACGCTCGATCCCAAGCCGTGCGACGTGAACCGGTTGATCTTCGATATCGAGGAATTGGTGCGCCGAACGGTTGGCCCCTCGATCACGGTGGAGACGGTGGGCAAGGCGGGATTGTGGTCGACGCTGGTGGACACCAATCAGCTCGAGAACGCTATTCTCAACCTGTGCATCAACGCGCGCGACGCGATGCCCGAGGGCGGACGGATCACGATCGAGACAGCCAACAAATGGCTCGACGGACGCGGCGCAAGGGAGCGCGATCTCGAACCCGGCCAATATGTGTCCCTCTGCGTGACCGACACCGGGACGGGCATGACCGACGAGGTCGCCGCGCGCGCTTTCGATCCCTTCTTTACGACCAAGCCGCTTGGCGAAGGAACAGGCCTCGGCCTGTCGATGATTTACGGGTTTGCGCGTCAATCGGGGGGACAGGTTCGTATCTACAGCGAGGTCGGGATGGGAACGACCATGTGCATCTATCTTCCGCGCTACATGAGCGCTGAGGAGCCCGACACGGTCGATCCCGACCCGCCCGCGCCAACGTCGATCGATGGCGCCGGGCCGGCACGCGGCAATGTGCTGGTCGTCGACGACGAGCCGACGATCCGCATGCTCGTCGCCGAAGTGGCCGAGGAATTGGGCTATCAGGTTCTCGAGGCGTTCGACGGGCCGAGCGCGATGCGGATTCTGCGGGAGAAGGAGGCCATCGATCTCCTGATCACCGACGTCGGTCTTCCCGGCGGCATGAATGGACGGCAGATAGCCGATGCCGCTCTCAGCCTTTGCCCTAGCCTGAAAATTCTTTTCATCACGGGCTATGCGGAGAATGCTGTCATCGGAAGCGGGAGGCTCGCGCCTAACATGGCGCTCATTACCAAGCCTTTTGCGATGGACGCGCTCGCGCACCGGATACGCGAAATCATGGTTTGA
- a CDS encoding putative quinol monooxygenase: protein MKILIQAVIDIDPETRGEALAGARGWIEGALAQPGCLAYAWTLDPHVATRIHVFEEWDGEAALAAHLAGPQYRGMLGHIGAFGVRASSSRKFAVSREGPVYNSHGVASAAFD from the coding sequence ATGAAGATCCTGATCCAGGCGGTCATCGATATCGATCCCGAGACGCGCGGAGAGGCGCTGGCGGGTGCGCGCGGCTGGATCGAAGGCGCGCTCGCCCAGCCGGGCTGTCTCGCTTACGCCTGGACCCTCGATCCGCATGTGGCGACGCGCATCCACGTGTTCGAGGAATGGGACGGCGAAGCTGCGCTCGCAGCGCATCTCGCCGGGCCGCAATACAGGGGAATGCTGGGGCATATAGGCGCATTTGGCGTGCGCGCGTCGTCGAGCCGCAAATTCGCGGTGTCGCGCGAAGGCCCTGTTTACAACAGCCACGGCGTGGCAAGCGCCGCCTTCGACTAG
- a CDS encoding cryptochrome/photolyase family protein produces MPPAILWLRQDLRTTDHPALLAAIAEGPVIPLYILDDESPETRAIGGAQRWWLHHSLAALDASLRKRGSRLVLRRGPAAEIVERVAADAGSTRVHATRCYEPWRRRYENALDARLALRLHDGNYLAPPESIINAQGARYRVFTPWYRAHLGRMPPALPYAAPNHIPAPDVWPTSDNLADWGLTPTSPDWASGFDDWHPGEKGAWRALRDWLPLAGDYKARRDFPSLPATSRLSPHLHFGEISPRSIWHALGERDDAGAETFRSELGWREHGINLVDQMPDYGDRNGRPTFDDFGWRSGPEADRDFTAWTRGRTGYPVVDAGMRELWHTGWMHNRVRMVAASFLVKHLLIDWRRGERWFWDTLLDADLGSNAMNWQYVAGTGVDAPVFSRIMSPLLQSERFAMGDYVRTYVPELSHLSDAEITAAHGQDARVPAYPAPLIGHEAARARALAAWEALRS; encoded by the coding sequence ATGCCGCCCGCCATCTTGTGGCTCCGTCAGGACCTCCGCACCACCGACCATCCGGCGCTTCTCGCGGCGATCGCCGAAGGTCCGGTCATTCCGCTCTACATATTGGACGACGAGAGCCCCGAAACGCGCGCGATCGGCGGCGCGCAGCGCTGGTGGCTCCATCACAGCCTCGCCGCGCTCGATGCGAGCCTTCGCAAACGCGGCAGCCGGCTCGTCCTGCGCCGCGGCCCTGCCGCCGAAATAGTCGAACGCGTCGCGGCGGATGCCGGGAGCACAAGGGTTCACGCGACCCGCTGCTACGAGCCTTGGCGGCGGCGCTACGAAAACGCGCTGGACGCCAGGCTTGCGCTGCGGCTCCATGACGGCAATTATCTTGCGCCGCCCGAGAGTATCATCAATGCGCAAGGCGCGCGCTACCGCGTCTTCACGCCATGGTATCGCGCGCACCTGGGACGCATGCCGCCCGCCCTTCCCTATGCCGCGCCCAACCATATTCCGGCTCCCGACGTCTGGCCGACGTCGGACAATCTCGCCGATTGGGGTCTGACCCCGACCAGCCCCGACTGGGCCTCGGGATTTGACGACTGGCACCCGGGCGAGAAAGGTGCCTGGCGCGCGCTGCGCGACTGGCTGCCGCTTGCCGGCGACTACAAGGCCCGCCGCGACTTTCCTTCGCTCCCCGCGACATCGCGGCTGTCGCCGCATCTTCATTTCGGCGAGATCAGCCCCCGGTCGATCTGGCATGCGCTCGGCGAGCGCGACGATGCGGGCGCCGAGACCTTTCGGTCGGAGCTTGGCTGGCGCGAACATGGCATCAATCTCGTCGACCAGATGCCCGATTATGGCGATCGGAACGGGCGCCCCACCTTCGATGATTTCGGCTGGCGGAGCGGCCCCGAAGCCGACCGGGACTTCACCGCCTGGACCCGGGGAAGGACCGGCTACCCGGTGGTCGACGCGGGCATGCGCGAGCTCTGGCACACGGGCTGGATGCACAACCGCGTTCGGATGGTCGCCGCCTCCTTCCTCGTCAAACATCTGCTGATCGACTGGCGCCGCGGTGAGCGCTGGTTCTGGGATACGCTGCTCGACGCCGATCTCGGGTCGAATGCAATGAACTGGCAATATGTCGCGGGCACCGGCGTCGACGCGCCGGTCTTCTCGCGCATCATGTCGCCGCTGCTCCAGAGCGAGCGGTTCGCGATGGGCGATTATGTCCGCACTTATGTTCCGGAGCTTTCGCATCTGTCGGACGCCGAGATCACCGCCGCCCATGGTCAGGATGCGCGGGTGCCCGCCTATCCCGCGCCGCTGATCGGTCATGAGGCGGCGAGGGCGCGGGCCCTCGCTGCTTGGGAAGCCCTGCGCAGCTAG
- a CDS encoding histidine kinase famiy protein: MEAVDRVTDHEELDAGASGTEPSAGATLGDHRRETTLTHSGLDERSNIFFAAIEMTRMPMILTDPNIADNPIVFANKAFLDLTGYEETEVLGRNCRFLQGPQTDRELVADLRSAVANRQSIALEILNYKRDGTPFWNAVFIGPVYDTGGKLLHFFASQLDVTRRRESEQASQQAQKMEAIGQLTAGLAHDFNNLLQVVNGNLELLGSRIEDAKQRGYLARARAAAERGAKLTGQLLAFARKTRLTPRAVDVNDCINGFADMLEASLGGRIELHLSLRRGLPKAVVDPEQLEMAILNIALNARDAMPGGGVLTIATAKVHLNGDAPARGLSPGDYISVELVDEGEGMAQHVIARAVEPFFTTKATGKGTGLGLAMASGFVLQSRGRLEIESEVGKGTTVRILFPVSTSDDAELPVAGPKQSVERGEAHILLVEDDAEVRALARENLEDAGYRVTVAENGDAGLVALEHLLATDMVDLVFTDLVMPGNLDGIALAEAVRRLAPQVPVLMTTGYNEDLVVEGPLRSERDVLGKPYRRADLLDRIAQALAHRDENSARRRPSDFGAAEE, from the coding sequence ATGGAGGCTGTTGACCGCGTGACAGATCATGAGGAGCTCGACGCCGGAGCGAGCGGGACCGAACCTTCGGCTGGGGCCACTCTTGGCGATCATCGACGCGAAACCACGCTGACCCATTCTGGCCTCGACGAGCGAAGCAATATCTTCTTCGCCGCAATCGAGATGACCAGGATGCCGATGATCCTGACCGATCCGAACATTGCCGATAATCCGATCGTCTTCGCGAACAAGGCCTTCCTCGATCTGACCGGCTATGAAGAGACCGAGGTTCTCGGGCGGAACTGCCGTTTCCTGCAAGGGCCGCAAACCGATCGCGAGCTTGTCGCGGACCTCCGGTCTGCAGTCGCGAACCGCCAGTCGATCGCCCTCGAGATATTGAACTACAAGCGCGATGGGACGCCGTTCTGGAATGCGGTCTTTATCGGACCGGTTTATGACACTGGCGGCAAGCTTCTGCATTTCTTCGCAAGCCAGCTCGATGTGACGCGGCGGCGAGAGAGCGAACAGGCGTCGCAGCAGGCCCAAAAGATGGAGGCAATCGGTCAGCTCACCGCCGGGCTCGCGCATGATTTCAACAATCTGCTTCAGGTCGTGAACGGCAACCTCGAATTGCTCGGGAGCCGTATCGAGGATGCAAAGCAGCGAGGCTATCTGGCACGCGCGCGGGCCGCAGCGGAGCGTGGCGCCAAGCTCACGGGCCAGCTCCTCGCGTTTGCGCGCAAGACGAGGCTGACGCCCAGGGCTGTCGATGTGAACGATTGCATCAATGGCTTCGCCGACATGCTTGAGGCTTCGCTCGGCGGCCGCATCGAACTGCACCTGTCGCTCCGGCGCGGCCTTCCAAAGGCGGTCGTCGATCCCGAGCAGCTCGAAATGGCGATCCTCAATATTGCGCTAAACGCGCGCGACGCGATGCCGGGAGGCGGCGTCCTGACGATTGCAACGGCGAAGGTCCATCTAAACGGCGATGCACCGGCCCGGGGACTTTCTCCGGGTGACTATATCTCGGTCGAGCTAGTCGACGAGGGCGAAGGCATGGCGCAGCATGTGATCGCGCGGGCGGTGGAGCCGTTTTTCACGACCAAGGCTACCGGAAAGGGGACAGGGCTGGGCCTTGCGATGGCGAGCGGCTTCGTCCTGCAATCGCGGGGGCGGCTCGAAATCGAGAGCGAGGTCGGCAAGGGCACCACCGTACGCATTCTTTTCCCCGTCTCGACATCTGACGATGCCGAATTGCCGGTTGCGGGTCCGAAACAGTCTGTCGAACGCGGCGAGGCCCATATTCTCCTGGTCGAAGACGATGCCGAAGTCCGCGCGCTGGCGCGCGAAAATCTCGAGGATGCTGGTTATCGCGTAACGGTCGCCGAGAATGGTGACGCGGGTCTCGTGGCGCTTGAGCATCTGCTTGCCACAGACATGGTGGATCTTGTGTTCACCGACCTGGTGATGCCCGGAAACCTGGATGGCATTGCGCTCGCGGAAGCAGTCCGGCGGCTCGCGCCTCAAGTGCCGGTGTTGATGACCACGGGCTATAACGAGGACTTAGTCGTCGAAGGACCACTTCGCAGCGAGCGTGACGTGCTGGGCAAACCCTATCGCCGGGCCGACCTGCTCGATCGCATCGCACAGGCGCTGGCGCACAGGGATGAAAATTCTGCTCGGCGACGCCCGTCTGACTTCGGTGCTGCCGAGGAATGA